AGTAAATTATAAATGTTGGATTGGTGAGATATAAGCACGTGTCTCATCTGAGTGgagttcaaataaaaaatatcctTGATTGACTTGAAGCATTTTAAGGTTTAAATGCCTGTTTCCACCATCGTGTGGTTTGTTTACTGATAAGTTCATTTGATGTTGGACTGTGAAGCCAGGGCTGTTGCACTTTTTGTgtggataaaaaaataaaaagctacTGTTTCATATTAAACTTGTTCAATTTCTTGCAATTGAAACGCTGAGTTGGCTCTGGATGAGTGAGACCATTGTATTGGTGTATCTAAAGAAAAATGAAGCAGTTGCTCACAACTTTTTATtaaacatgaaaatatatgtattcagGTAGTATACAATATGTTCAAAAGATAGGAAGTGTGTAACCTCCAAATGCTCCATTTGTGTGTGATTGATTtagttttttccttttcctgaaAGAACAGGATTGTATTGTCGTATTTTGGTACTTTCACTCTCCATCAAGAAATCATTTTATGGATCCATTCAGCATTTGAAACATAAAAGGAGTTCTTTCATAGAAGAGATTGAGAGTTATTTTCAGATGACCTTTTTCACAGTGGCCATTCTgactcaaagaaaagcacaggtgttgTTCAttctacatttaaatatttagacCTGTGCTTTTTCTTCTGTTGCATGTAAACATATCTTCTGTGAAAGGCCAGCAGTTTTATCGGTTCCGGTACATTACCACATACCTGCATGTTACCTTATCTCAACTAGTGAATCAACAAGTCTGACATCAATAACTAGTCACATGATTATTCCTTTGTGTTTGTTAAAGCAGGGTGATGGTTAAAGTATAAAAGTAAAGTCGGATGAATTCATCATATATTGGCTGTAATGTGCATCTGCAGCCCAATTAAAGCGTATTTGGCACATCcatcaaaaaacaaaagatgtgaaTGTTTGCAACAACCCATTTTGTTGCTGCATTTGTCAGCAGCATTTCTTATCTCTAATGCTTTGCTATTAAATGACAGATGAGCATCAATGAATACCTGACAGGAGATACTTTCTTAATTAAGTAATCACCTATACTGTTATGACTGGAACATACTATTTGAAATGTACCCATAGGCCAACTGTGGTTATATACACTTGTAATATGTATTAATGATTCTGAGCAATCTAGCAGCAAAAGAAGTTAACAAGTATACGCACTAGTGGACCTAATTGTTCTGAATTGGCTGTCGTCAAAATCCCCAAAAAGGTTCTCTCGAGACATGTTTTACAACAAAAATAGAAAGAGTTATACAAAAAAGTCTACAACTAATAATTTTAGTCCAACATGGATTTTCCACAAAAAAGTTAAATTACCAAATAAGAAATCACATTTATAGCACATCTATTGAAGCCACAAATGTCCTGAAAGATATATGTATCGTTTTTCACAACATACTGTATCAATTACAAATCAAAagattattttcctttttttttatgggTTCTAACTTCTGCTGAACACAAAATGACTTCTCCTTCATTAAACTCTGCAGAATACACCATTTTACGAAGTGAGGCTCAAAACATCCGAGACAAGAagtggagttttttttaaaaataccacCACAAAGCCAGACCTGCCAAACTGAAAACATATTTAGGCTTACTCGGACTCCCCTCCACTGAACTTTAATTCTGTGAGATGCACAACACCGATCTGTTCAAGATGCCACACTGGGCCAAGCTCACATCCATGTCTGTGAAGGTCCTGCGTGGCACATCCATGGTCTCAATGGAAGCCTCCCCGTACTCGGCCTCGTACCTGAGCTCCGCACTCGCTCTCACCATCAGCAGAGTGTCTGTGGGTTCAAAGTGCTGCTGAAACCTCCTCCCACATGGGGCTCGGATAGCTAGGAGCAAACTGCCAGCTTCTTTGCTTATTCTTGGTCCTGGGTCAGGGGGCTTGGGCCCAGCCGTCTTGTCCGCCTGAGAGCGGCTGGTCTGGGTCGCATCCTTCACTGTGGGCAGACCTGGCTCCTCGTGCCGGTGCCTCTGCTGCAGGACAGCCTCCTCAGACAGGCTGAGCGTGGACATGTTTAGGTCTAGGCTTCTCCCGGGACGCACACCCGACTGCCTTCCACCAATAGCTGGAAGAACCTTGTACTTGTTTAAGGACTGCAGTGGTGCTGCGGGGGCGGGTTGCAACATCTGCAGAGCCCCTTCCTGGCTCAGCTGGCCGGCCTGCCACATTATAGGTTGGGACTGGGAGCGTAGCTTTCTGTCCGGCCTGCTGGAGACGGGACAATCTGGAGACACGGGAGGCCTCTGTATCGGGTCAGCGTCACCGGAAGACGGAGAGTCGTTAACAGCCAGTCTGCTTCGCCCTTTGGAGGACGTCGGCCTTGTTAAATGCATCTGTGGCAAAAGGAGAGTTCAGAAGAGTCCGTCAGTGAAAATTCACAGTTGTTTCTTGGCGTcagtccttcacaataagagttgaAGACAACCATACCCTGAAGTTTACGAGCCGCTTCACGAAATGGAAGAATAGATGAGTCCTCCCGTGGAAGCGGAACTACACGTCCAAATGCTGAAAATGCTGTTTGTGCGCTTTTCATCCAGTTTCTGCAGGAAGTGCCTCACTTTAAGCGTCTGCCAGCTAGGTTGCTATGACAGTCTGGTTGCCTTGACGACGACTTGCGGTTGGAGTCGAGGAGACACCTGGTGGTGGAAGTGCACCACTGCAGCGACAGGTTTAAACCTGCAGCTTCAGGTGTGAATCTGCAACTGCAGCTGATTGTGTAAACCTGCAGTTCCGTGGTGTTCTGGCCCTCTGACGGCTCAAAAACACATTCAGCGTTGTTTTATTACCTTCATATTTCATGCCCTTTCTTACATTTGTGATAATTACTTATAAACACGATTTTCAACTTTAGTCCACCACAGCAAAAGACAAATTAGCTCTgttgtatggaggacttaaaatgacttaagtataaataaataaataaataaatgaatgcatgaataaatacaagaataaataaataaatgcttaaataaatgtataaatgaataaataaatgtataaataaataaataaatgcttaaataaaataaatgtataaataaataaataaatacaggaatgaataaatataagttataaatcaacaagacatctttaaataaatatatttctgcatttctgtatttcttcatttatttatttctctatgtgtccacacgtatttcttcatttatttatgtgtgacatttacgtgtccgtatattcaaatgagctgggcggtccgaacctctgtctaaagcatgattggtcacaggagtgtgatgcacctggtgtgttatgctctactatttctgcctggcacatgacgctgaagttgactcgctcagctcattatcaattccaagaacactgagtacagactcgtgttcttttggagtctggtcttgggaatccagactcgaggacgcaggactcTCTcttcttgtgacgtcaccacatcaactgttcttgcgcatgaatttactccaattattcactgtaaaatactttacagtggagtagaatgtgttggggtgttcactgttgtttgcgCGTAGGCTACGTATAAAAACTAATAACTATATAACGTCTCTGGCTTCCCTGACCAGGTCGCTACAATAATAAGTTGAATAtaacctcagtcaaattgacgtaacgttatcttttaggaaataataaactcgttgtgctcttagATCTCTCAAAACCCTATATATCTCATGTTAGCCCGCACAGGGAGACGTCGGGAGCAGCGGAGCATTttcaaaagtcctgccgagatcagggcTCTCTCGGCGGCACACGCGCGGCGCGCGCGCGCCGCCTCAAAGAGCTCCCAGGAGCAGGACCTCAAAATCTCAAATATCCTTATTAGCTGAAATCTActgaccacagatttgatgcttaaactactaacttctcggctgaaaacatccttaaattacattccgtgactcaacaacagtagtatttagaatgtacagacaagaatgcataataaacgctgttcgtctacagatccaagtgatagggatcgattgcttctgtcttgctctgaCTTGACCCCAATTGTTCAACACAATGAGGTtcgaccgcccagctcatttgaatatacggacacgtaaatatcacacataaataaatgaagaaatacgtggacacataaatagagatataaataaatgaagaaatacagaaatgtagaaatacatttatttaatgatgtcctgttgagttataacttatatttatttatttctgtatttatttctgtatttatacatttattcttgtatttatttatttatttctacatttatttaagcatttatttatttattagtagaagaagaaatagcAGAGCACGATACCACAAACATTTACTCATGTACAGTACTTaagtaaatgtactttgttGCTTTCCACCACTGTGTTATATACAATGCTCGTTCATATGCTTTAAATCTATGGTTGGTGTTGGAAGTACTACATAGCCCTACTTCTGCCAGATCACTATTAAGTCCATATTCAACTTCTGTTATTGGAGTTCTATAATAGTTGGttcataaaacaaaagaaagtcaTAAACATCACTATATAGGGACCACTATTGACAACCATGTCCAccgaaatataaaaatataatataatgtgagGTAATTTGTGTCCTGATGCACCGTGTATCGAAATGAAAACATTGTCAGATCgaacaaaacacaaattcaCAATCAACcaagtaaaacatttttattgtgCAACACTGTTAATACCTtctaatttaattaattgttaTTTGTGTATAATACAGTACATtcttaatcaatcaatcaatcacttaaaaacaaataaataacaatagtCTATTGTTTGATTTATACATTAAAAATCTGCATTGTG
The genomic region above belongs to Pseudoliparis swirei isolate HS2019 ecotype Mariana Trench chromosome 9, NWPU_hadal_v1, whole genome shotgun sequence and contains:
- the ubxn10 gene encoding UBX domain-containing protein 10 — encoded protein: MHLTRPTSSKGRSRLAVNDSPSSGDADPIQRPPVSPDCPVSSRPDRKLRSQSQPIMWQAGQLSQEGALQMLQPAPAAPLQSLNKYKVLPAIGGRQSGVRPGRSLDLNMSTLSLSEEAVLQQRHRHEEPGLPTVKDATQTSRSQADKTAGPKPPDPGPRISKEAGSLLLAIRAPCGRRFQQHFEPTDTLLMVRASAELRYEAEYGEASIETMDVPRRTFTDMDVSLAQCGILNRSVLCISQN